The Setaria italica strain Yugu1 chromosome IX, Setaria_italica_v2.0, whole genome shotgun sequence genome has a window encoding:
- the LOC101783240 gene encoding GDSL esterase/lipase At1g28600, producing MGLPLLLALLVAAEAAADPATGGSLSLARYTRVFAFGNSLTDTGNAAIFPATAKGPSTRPPYGQTYFGHPSGRASDGRLIIDFLVEELEVPLPTPYLAGRTAADFLDGANFALGGATALDPAFLASRGITSVVPISLGNETSWFVNVLQLLNSSGYDQRKITARSLFFVGEIGVNDYFLALMSKSADVAESLVPHIIGTIRSALTAMIGAGARTVVVTGMLPLGCEPKLLAMFPGGPGDYDPVSGCDARFNRIAVQHNRALKRMLWELRLRHPRRSFLYADVYRSVARAVASPARYGFGSKPLAACCGGGGGPYNFNYTAFCGTPKSTTCADPSEYISWDGIHLTEAAHEFIAHAMLGEVLSVVETGSRQA from the exons ATGGGGCTTCCACTACTGCTCGCCCTTCTCGTCGCAGCAGAAGCCGCTGCCGACCCGGCCACCGGCGGCAGCCTCAGCCTGGCGCGCTACACCCGCGTCTTCGCATTCGGCAACTCGCTCACAGACACTGGGAATGCCGCCATCTTCCCGGCCACGGCGAAGGGTCCATCCACCCGGCCGCCGTACGGGCAGACCTACTTCGGTCATCCCAGCGGCAGGGCCTCCGACGGCCGACTCATCATCGACTTCCTCG TAGAAGAACTGGAGGTGCCACTGCCGACGCCGTACCTCGCCGGCAGGACGGCTGCTGACTTTCTTGATGGCGCGAACTTTGCGCTGGGCGGTGCGACGGCGCTCGACCCGGCGTTCTTGGCGAGCCGAGGGATAACGTCGGTCGTGCCAATTTCTCTCGGCAATGAGACAAGCTGGTTTGTGAATGTTCTGCAGCTACTAAACTCCTCAGGCTACG ATCAACGCAAGATCACGGCGAGGTCGCTCTTCTTCGTCGGTGAGATCGGAGTCAACGACTACTTCCTCGCCCTCATGAGCAAGTCCGCCGATGTCGCGGAGAGCCTCGTGCCACACATCATCGGCACCATCCGCTCAGCCCTGACT GCCATGATCGGCGCCGGAGCGAGGACGGTGGTCGTCACGGGGATGCTACCGCTCGGTTGCGAGCCCAAGCTGCTCGCCATGTTCCCAGGTGGCCCCGGCGACTACGACCCCGTGTCCGGTTGCGACGCCCGGTTCAACAGGATCGCAGTCCAGCACAACCGCGCGCTCAAGCGCATGCTCTGGGAGCTCCGGCTCCGCCACCCCCGCAGGTCCTTCCTCTACGCCGACGTGTACCGCTCCGTCGCTAGAGCCGTCGCATCGCCGGCGAGGTACGGTTTCGGGAGCAAGCCGCTGGCCGCATGctgtgggggcggcggcgggccgtaCAACTTCAACTACACGGCGTTCTGCGGCACCCCGAAGTCGACGACGTGCGCCGACCCGTCCGAGTACATCTCGTGGGATGGGATCCACCTCACCGAGGCAGCCCACGAGTTCATCGCACACGCCATGCTAGGGGAAGTGCTGTCCGTGGTGGAGACAGGATCCCGACAAGCCTGA